Within the Methanomassiliicoccus sp. genome, the region ATTAAGGAACACATACATACGGTCGATGAACGCACGGAACTGGGAGGTGAACTGCCAGTAGTATATGGGCGAACCGAAGACCACCGCGTCGGCGGTCCTCATCGACTCCATGAGCCGGGACATGTCATCATTGAGCTGGCATCGGTGGTGGGTCTTGCAGTACATGCAGGCCTGGCAACCCTTATAGTCCATCTGATTGAGATTATACTTCTCCACCTGGCCGCCCTTCTCGGCGACGGAGCTGAGGACCTCTTGTACTAACGTCTCCACGTTCCCGTTCTTGCGCGGACTACCTACGATACCGATGACTTTCATTCCGATCGAGCCAGGTAATCGGTTTCCCATACTTCAATACCGTGCCCGTTCCGCCCGCGAGGGCCTTCGGCACATCCTCGGACCGGGGGGTGATACTTTTAATTTATAGAACACGATAATGCTAGCACCGGATGGTGAGTGGTAAGATGAAGGTTCTCATAGTATACGATACGGTGTCCGAGGCCAAGGTGACCGGCAAAGTCGCCGACGCGGTGACGGTGGCGATGAGGGAGACGGGGGCCTCGGTGGAGGCGTACTTCGTAGAGGATGCTGGCAAGATGAACGTCAAGGACTTCGATTGCCTGATCGTGGGGGCACCGACGATGGCATGGCGGCCATCGAAGCGGATGAAGGGTTTCCTGGCCAGCCTCAAGGGCACCGACTTCTCCGGCAAGTCGGCGACATCGTTCGACACCCAGATGAAATCGAGCCTGAGCGGCAATGCCACCAAGCATATGGATAAAGAGCTTATCGGACTGGGGTTCAGGCTCGTTTCGCCAGCCTTGGTCGCCTACGTGGAGAGCAAGGACCGGATGTACATGCTCATGGATGGTGAGCTGGAGAAAGCCAAAGCGTGGGGCAGAGAGGTGGCCAAGGCGCTGGCAAAGTGAGCGCCCATCGATCGGATGAGCTTAGAAGTGCATCGAACGCAGGGCGCACCGCCATGATGCGCCCTGCCGATGAATAATTTGTTTAGTGGAGTTTCAGTCCTTCCAGACCTTTTCCAGGTCAACGTGCCGGCGGACCATCTCAGCCACCATGTCGATCTTAGCGGTGTCCGAGGGGTCTATGCGAGCGATCAGATTGTCCACCATGTCTGCGGCGACCTGCGTACCGTGGCCGACCAGGAGGACCGGCACCTGCATATCCTCGGCCTTGGCCAGGATCTGGTTGTCAGGATACAGTCCACCGGTCAGGATGAGGCAGGAGGTGTCGGTGCTGAGTGCGGCCATTAGCATGTCCGACCGGTCACCGCCGGTGATCATAGCCTTGCGGTTCAGCCGGCGCATTTCCTTCATTGCCGATTCGGCGGTCATACCGCCGACCATGATCTTCTCCACGCTACGGTTGAGACCTTCCACTCCGGCAAGGACCTCGGCGTTGAGGCCTTCCACGATTTCCTTGACGTGGGGATAGTTGAGCTCCTCCATAGCCGGGATGGTGCCCAGGACATCGACCCCGCCGTTCTTGACCAGCCTTTCCACTCCGGGGTCGTTGCACATGTTGAGGATGACCCCCTTTAGCTTCTGGCCGTTCGCTTCCATGAGCCGCTGATACACGGTGATCATGTCGATCGCCTCCGGCGTACCGGGGGAGATGAGGATGACCTCGGCGTTCAGCTCCTTGGCGATAGCCATACCGTCCATGTGGTGCCTGGCGCCCGTGCTGAAGAGCTGCGGCCCTTCGACCATCATGAACTCAGCCTCGTCCTTGACCTTGTCGAACCCATCTATGACGCTCTGAATGCTGACGGGATTGAAGGTGTCGTACTTCAAGGGGGAGAGCATCTCCTCGCTGGCTTCGAGGCCCAGCGCCACTTTCATCATGTGAGCGTCCCGGTCCACCACCCGGTGGTTGATGCACAGGACCTCCTCGCGGAATGGCTTGTAATATCCCAGCTTCCCCGAGAAGTTCTTGGCCAGGCCAAGGGCGATCGTGCTCTTACCAGAGTATTCAAGCACCGAGCTTAGAAATAGTGTCCTCATTAGTTCTCCCTCCTTAGTACCACAAGGGCGTCCACAGCATATGTGCCCTTCCCCTCATCCCCGACCATTACCGGATTGACCTCCAGTTCCGATATCTCCGGGAAATCGAGAGCGATCTGAGCGATGCGGAAGATTGTGTCCTTTAACGTTTCGATGTCCGCGGCCTTGCCTCCCCTCGCCCCCGTGAGGATGGGGTACGAGCGGATGGACCTGACCATGGAGTCCACGTCATACTTGGACAGAGGGGCGATGCGCTGTGACACGTCCTTCATGATCTCCACGAACACCCCTCCCAACCCGAAGGTGATGACCGGCCCGAACTGCTCGTCCCTGGTCATGCCCATCAGGACTTCTTTCCCTTTGACCATCTGGCAGATGGTTATGCCGTTGAGAGCGGCCCCGGGCACACGGGAGCGGACCTTCGACATCATGAGCTCGTAGCTCTGCCGTACCGCCTCCTCCGAGTTCACCCCGACCATCACCCCGCCCACGTCGGATTTGTGGGCGATGTCCGGGGAATCGATCTTCATGACCACCGGGAAGCCGATCCTGGAAGCGGCCTGGGCCGCCTCCTCCGGGGTCCTGGCAGTTATCTCCATGGGGATGGCGACGCCATAGGCACGTAAAATCTCCTTCCCCTCGCTCTCGCTCAGCGAGGTTCGCCCGGTACGACGCACCAGATCGATGATTTCCTTAGCCCTCCGCTTGTCGCCCTCGATCACCACGGGCGATGTGTCAATGGACGCATCTCTCATCTTACGGTAGCGGACCATTCCCCCCAGCGCTCGGATGGCCTTGTCCGGGGAATCGTAGCAGGGGACCTTGGCCTCGTGCATCATCTCTATGCCTACGCTGGTCTTGCTCCCTCCGACGAACGCACCGACCACCGGCATGGAGACTTTGCCGGAGAATGACGCTAGGTGCTCCGCCACTGCCTTGATATCCACAGTGTCCAGGGGAGCAAGGAGGACGGCGACGCAGGACACGTTGGGGTCCTCCATGACCGTCTTGAGTGCGAACTCGTATCGGGCCGCGGTCGCATCCCCCAGCACATCCACCGGATTGTAGACGTTGGCCGCCTCGGGGAGGTACGACTTCAACTTGTCGATGGTGCTCTTCTCAAAGGATGCCAGCGTGAGGCCGTAATCGGAGCAAGCGTCCGCGGCCATGACTCCGTGACCGCCGGCATTGGTCACGATGGCGAGACCATCGCCCTTAGGCATGGGCATGTTGGAGAATACCTGGAGGAGATCGAACAGCTCGTCAATGGTCTTCACCCGCAGCACGCCCGACTGAGCGAGCGCCGCATCGTAGACCTTGTCACTGCCCGATAGCGCCCCGGTATGCGAGGATGCGGCCTTGGAACCCGAGCTAGTCCTCCCAGACTTGAGTACGATGATGGGCTTCACCTGAGTGGTGCTGAACGCCTCTTTCATCAACTCCTTGCCACGGTTGGCGCCCTCGATGTACATCCCGATGACCTTTGTCTGCTCATCATCCTTGAGATATGCGAGCAGATCGGCCTCATCAATGTCGACCTTGTTGCCTACGCTGATGAATTTGGAGAAACCGAGCCTGCTCTTGGTGGACCAATCGAGCATTGAAGAGCACACCGCCCCGGACTGGGAGGCGATGGCGATGGACCCGGCCATAGGGTGGATGTTGGTGAATGTGGCATTCATCTTGTGATGGGTGTTCATTATGCCCATGCAGTTCGGTCCCAGGACGCGCATACCGTACTTCTTGGCGATGTCCCCGACCTTGCGCTCGAGCAGCGCGCCCTCCTTGCCCAGCTCCTTGAACCCTGCGGTGATGACAATGGCCGCCTCCGCACCCTTGATGCCCGCCTCCTCCATCACTGAGGGCACCAGGGTGCTGGGAACACAGATGATGACCTGCTCTACCTTCCCCGGTATGGCGGTCAGTGAGGGATAGGCCTTACACCCCAGGATCTCCCCGGCCTTGGGGTTGATGGGGTACAGCTTCCCCTTGAACTTGGACTGGATCAGGTTGTTGAAAACAATGTGACCGATCTTCCGTTCGTCGTTCGATGCGCCGACCACCGCTATGCTTTCTGGCTCGAAGAGGGCTTTCATTGGGATCAACCAAGAATCGTTGATAAATTTTTGTCCGTAACTTTCGAGGTCGAATTTAAAAGTTGGCTAAAAAACCCCTAGTTTGACATAGGTCGCCATCGACAATCGTAGTAAAAGTTGTTTCCGTGTTCTAAAATCACGACAAATGTACGATAATAGAGATTATTATTTTAGAAAAAGAAAGAAAATGTCCAGCGGGCCGTAGCCCGGGGGTTCGGTCCATGCGGCCAGGGCTGTTCAGCCGTGGTCACTGGATCTTGTCGCAGCAGAAGTTATCGAAGATATCCTTCCAGAACAGGATGCCGACAAGCTTGCCATCCTTGTCCACCACCGGAAGGCGGGCGACATCGTGGGCTCTCATCATCTTGACGGCTTCGGCCAGCTTGGTATCGG harbors:
- a CDS encoding flavodoxin family protein; translation: MKVIGIVGSPRKNGNVETLVQEVLSSVAEKGGQVEKYNLNQMDYKGCQACMYCKTHHRCQLNDDMSRLMESMRTADAVVFGSPIYYWQFTSQFRAFIDRMYVFLNPDFTVTLPKGKKAVVITSQGNPDPRLFDTVFKDFDKLLTTYGFVKVGAVNMAAGGSPNAVLERKDLLKEARSLGQSL
- a CDS encoding DRTGG domain-containing protein; translation: MRTLFLSSVLEYSGKSTIALGLAKNFSGKLGYYKPFREEVLCINHRVVDRDAHMMKVALGLEASEEMLSPLKYDTFNPVSIQSVIDGFDKVKDEAEFMMVEGPQLFSTGARHHMDGMAIAKELNAEVILISPGTPEAIDMITVYQRLMEANGQKLKGVILNMCNDPGVERLVKNGGVDVLGTIPAMEELNYPHVKEIVEGLNAEVLAGVEGLNRSVEKIMVGGMTAESAMKEMRRLNRKAMITGGDRSDMLMAALSTDTSCLILTGGLYPDNQILAKAEDMQVPVLLVGHGTQVAADMVDNLIARIDPSDTAKIDMVAEMVRRHVDLEKVWKD
- a CDS encoding acetate--CoA ligase family protein: MKALFEPESIAVVGASNDERKIGHIVFNNLIQSKFKGKLYPINPKAGEILGCKAYPSLTAIPGKVEQVIICVPSTLVPSVMEEAGIKGAEAAIVITAGFKELGKEGALLERKVGDIAKKYGMRVLGPNCMGIMNTHHKMNATFTNIHPMAGSIAIASQSGAVCSSMLDWSTKSRLGFSKFISVGNKVDIDEADLLAYLKDDEQTKVIGMYIEGANRGKELMKEAFSTTQVKPIIVLKSGRTSSGSKAASSHTGALSGSDKVYDAALAQSGVLRVKTIDELFDLLQVFSNMPMPKGDGLAIVTNAGGHGVMAADACSDYGLTLASFEKSTIDKLKSYLPEAANVYNPVDVLGDATAARYEFALKTVMEDPNVSCVAVLLAPLDTVDIKAVAEHLASFSGKVSMPVVGAFVGGSKTSVGIEMMHEAKVPCYDSPDKAIRALGGMVRYRKMRDASIDTSPVVIEGDKRRAKEIIDLVRRTGRTSLSESEGKEILRAYGVAIPMEITARTPEEAAQAASRIGFPVVMKIDSPDIAHKSDVGGVMVGVNSEEAVRQSYELMMSKVRSRVPGAALNGITICQMVKGKEVLMGMTRDEQFGPVITFGLGGVFVEIMKDVSQRIAPLSKYDVDSMVRSIRSYPILTGARGGKAADIETLKDTIFRIAQIALDFPEISELEVNPVMVGDEGKGTYAVDALVVLRREN